The genomic region CCGAGCTGCTTCATGACCTTGAGCTGGGCCTCGGTCTTGCGCTGGGCCGCACCGGGTTTGCGCCACCGCGGGACCTCGGACTCACGCCGCGACTTGTACACGGCGATCCCGACCAGGGTGAGGATCGCGAAGGTGGCACCGATGCGCCAGTCGGTGGCCAGCAGGCCCGTGGCGAGGCCGACCGCCAGGGCGATGCCGGATCGGACCGTCCATCTGCGCGCGCTCTCGCTGGACCTGAGCGCACCGTAGAGGGCCCGGCCGCCGGAGACGTTCCGGGTGTTTCTCTGGTTGGGGAAGAAGAGCGCTTCAGGCCTGTGCGGCCGCGCGTCGTCGGGTGATGGGCTGGTGCCGTTCACTCTGGTTGCCGATTCCACGTCGGTCAGATTAGTTCCATCCATATCCGAGTCCTAGTGCATGACTTCTCACACTTTTCTCACCCCGTTTCGTGCCGCGAACAGGTGTCAACGGCACGCAGACAGGGAAAGTCATCATGTTCCGCCGATCTCTCTAGAGAGGTTCCGCCATCCCCGTGGTGCCCGGTGTCGTGCCCGTTAACCTGGGTCGGTATGACCCGGATTCATGAACTCTCGGTGCACCGACTCGCAACGTTGGTCCACAGTCGTGAGCTGTCCCCTGTTGAGATCACTGAGCACTATCTGGAACGCATCGAGCGGCTGGACGGCCGGTACGGGTCGTACATTACGGTCACTCCCGAAAAGGCTCTTGAACAAGCCCGTAATGCGGAGAAGCGGGTGATGGCCGACACGCCGGACACACTGCCGCCCCTCCTCGGCGTTCCCGTCCCCGTGAAGGACCTCGACCCGGTCGCCGGCGTACCCATCACCTTCGGCTCACGGGTGTTCCGCGACACCACCGCGTCCTTCGACTCGGACATGGTGGCCGCGCTGCGCGCCGCCGGGACGATCCTGCTCGGCAAGACCAACACCCCCGAGTTCGGCTCCTCCTGCTACACGGAGAACACGATCGCGCCGCCCACCCGCAACCCCTGGGACACCGCGCTCACCCCCGGCGGATCCAGCGGGGGCGCGGCCGCGGCCGTCGCCGCCGGACTCGCGCCCGCCGCCCAGGGCAGCGACGGCGGCGGATCCATCCGCATCCCCGCCGCCGCCTGCGGGCTGTTCGGGCTCAAGCCCACCCGGGGCCGGATCTCCGGGGCGCCCGCCAAACCCGACCTGCTCGGACTGTCCACGGCCGGGCCCCTCACCCGCACGGTCCTGGACGCCGCCCTGCTGCTGGACGCGATGGCGATCAGCCGCCCGGGCGACTACTTCACCGCCCCGCCCCTGCCGCCCGGCCGCACCTTCGCCGACGCCGCCCGCCGGGAGCCGGGCACCCTGCGCATCGGCCGCTACGCCGACACCGGAGAACTCGCCGTGCCCGTCCACCCGGAGGTCCTGGCGGCCTACGAGGAGGCCACCCGCCTGCTCACGGCACTGGGCCACGAGGTGGAGGAGATCCCCGAGCCGCAGGACGCCCACTTCGGGGGCACCTTCGGCCGGGACTTCGCGGTGGTCTGGGCGGCGATGGCCGCCGCCACCCCGGTCGAACCCGAGCGGGAACCGGAGCTGGGTCCGCTCAACCGTTGGCTCCGCGAGCGGGCCCGCGCCACGCCGGTGCCCGACTACATCGCCGCGTGCGCCGCCCTGCAGAGGGGCGTGCGCTCCATGGTCGCCGCCACCGCGCCCTACGACGCCGTGCTCACCCCGACCCTGGCCCTGCCGCCGGTCCCCGTCGGACACTTCGGCGAACAGGGGCCCGAGCGCGAGTTCCGGCTGATGACCGAGTTCACACCGTTCACCTCGGTGTACAACGTCAGCGGCCAGCCGTCGGTGAGCGTCCCCCTGCACTGGTCGCGGGAGGGACTGCCGATCGGGGTCATGCTCTCCGGCCGGATGGGCGGAGAGGGCACCCTGCTGGCGCTGTCCGCCCAACTGGAGGCCGCCCGGCCCTGGGCACACCGGGTGCCGCCCGGACTCTGACGCGGGTCAGCGGGTCAGGAGACGGCCCGCTCCGACACCGCGACCGTGTCGGCCCGGCGCCGGACGGCGAACAGGCTCAGGACCGACGCCACGAGCAGGGCGCCCACCGTGGCCGCGGCGCCACCCGC from Nocardiopsis aegyptia harbors:
- a CDS encoding amidase, giving the protein MTRIHELSVHRLATLVHSRELSPVEITEHYLERIERLDGRYGSYITVTPEKALEQARNAEKRVMADTPDTLPPLLGVPVPVKDLDPVAGVPITFGSRVFRDTTASFDSDMVAALRAAGTILLGKTNTPEFGSSCYTENTIAPPTRNPWDTALTPGGSSGGAAAAVAAGLAPAAQGSDGGGSIRIPAAACGLFGLKPTRGRISGAPAKPDLLGLSTAGPLTRTVLDAALLLDAMAISRPGDYFTAPPLPPGRTFADAARREPGTLRIGRYADTGELAVPVHPEVLAAYEEATRLLTALGHEVEEIPEPQDAHFGGTFGRDFAVVWAAMAAATPVEPEREPELGPLNRWLRERARATPVPDYIAACAALQRGVRSMVAATAPYDAVLTPTLALPPVPVGHFGEQGPEREFRLMTEFTPFTSVYNVSGQPSVSVPLHWSREGLPIGVMLSGRMGGEGTLLALSAQLEAARPWAHRVPPGL